One Gossypium hirsutum isolate 1008001.06 chromosome A11, Gossypium_hirsutum_v2.1, whole genome shotgun sequence genomic window carries:
- the LOC107943793 gene encoding E3 ubiquitin-protein ligase SIRP1, which produces MILSDPFNDEALIAQASFGDYLIGHGWDLLLQYFSENDLSRYGTPPALKEAIEAMPNVTMDDNLQCSICLEDIKIGCEAKEMPCKHKFHNGCITPWLEHHSSCPVCRFQLPWDDSRLEANLTIDSEGRVGIVDVRSGNWLGTGRQYWIPNPLPYDRLLALPGSQSGSASASSSEAMPGSESSPQTDGI; this is translated from the coding sequence ATGATCTTATCTGATCCATTCAATGACGAGGCTTTGATTGCTCAAGCATCATTCGGTGATTACTTAATAGGACATGGTTGGGACCTTTTGTTACAGTATTTTTCGGAGAACGATCTGAGCCGGTATGGAACCCCACCGGCATTGAAAGAAGCAATTGAAGCAATGCCAAATGTTACTATGGATGACAATTTACAGTGTTCTATATGTTTGGAGGATATCAAGATTGGATGTGAAGCAAAAGAAATGCCATGTAAACATAAATTCCATAATGGATGTATTACCCCATGGCTGGAACATCATAGCTCTTGTCCAGTATGCAGGTTTCAGCTGCCTTGGGATGATTCCAGGTTGGAGGCAAATCTTACCATCGATAGTGAAGGAAGAGTTGGCATTGTAGATGTTCGAAGTGGCAACTGGCTAGGAACCGGAAGACAGTATTGGATCCCGAATCCATTGCCTTATGATCGTTTACTGGCCTTACCAGGTTCCCAAAGTGGCTCTGCTTCAGCTTCATCGTCGGAGGCTATGCCAGGGAGTGAAAGTTCACCTCAGACGGatggtatttga